GCTGCACCTCGCCGACCGGCTGATCCGCCTCCAGGGCACGGTCAACTTCCGTGACGCGGGCGGCTATCGCACCACCGACGGCCACTGGGTGCGGATGGGCGAGGTCTACCGCTCCGACTCCCTGGAGAAGCTCACCGACGCCGACCTCGCCAAGCTGAAGCGCCTCGGCGTCCGTACGGTCTTCGACCTGCGCATGGAGTCCGAGCGGACCACCGCGCCCGACCGCGTCCCGGCCGGCGCCACGCACGTCGTCGCCGACGTCCTCGCCGGCACCGGCACCTTCACGTCGATGCCGAAGAGCCCCGCCGAGGCCGAGGCGATGATGGCCGAGGGCAACCGCTTCATGGTGAGCGGCGACACCGCCCGCACCGCCTACACCACCGTCTTCGACGGCATCGGCACCGACCGCAGGCGCGGTGTCCTCTTCCACTGCACCGCCGGCAAGGACCGCACCGGCTGGTCGAACGCCGCCCTGCTCACCGCCCTCGGGGTCCCCGGGGAGACGGTCATGGCCGACTACCTGGCCAGCAACACCTACCGGGCCGCCGCCAACGAGGCGATCCTCTCCCACCTCCCGGCCCCGCAGGCCGCCGTCTACAAGCCCCTCCTCGACGTCCGCCCCGCGTACCTCAACGCGAGCTTCGACGAGGTCGAGGAGGAGTACGGCTCCTTCCGCGGATACCTGCGGAAGGGCCTCGGCATCGACGACCGGGAGCTCAAGGAGCTGAAGAAGGACCTGCTGGTCGGCTGAGCCCCTACTCCTGGGGGAGGACCGGCAGCAGCTCCGGAAGGTGTCCGTCCGACGCCCTCGCGGTGCGCTGTCGTTCCTCGGGTACGTCGCCGTAGAGGGTCGTCCGGGGCTTCGCCGGGCGGCCTGCCGCCTCCGCGATGGCCTCCAGGTCGCGGATGGAGCGGTAGGAGCCGTAGCTGGAGCCGGCCATGCGGGAGATGGTCTCCTCCATGAGCGTTCCGCCGAGGTCGTTGGCGCCGGAGCGGAGCATTTCGGCGGCGCCCTCCGTGCCGAGCTTGACCCAGCTGGTCTGGATGTTGGGGATGTGGGGGTGGAGGAGGAGGCGGGCCATGGCGATGACGGCGCGGTTGT
This sequence is a window from Streptomyces sp. NBC_00691. Protein-coding genes within it:
- a CDS encoding tyrosine-protein phosphatase, translating into MNPLTRVTPLSTAALAAVLLTGLVAPTASAHSPGHRHGDERRVPFTAATVTENSGGTYTVAWNAPGTRGVTIRTGGRTVARGGATGSVTVSGLAATDRRWFDLVPDRGTSLHLADRLIRLQGTVNFRDAGGYRTTDGHWVRMGEVYRSDSLEKLTDADLAKLKRLGVRTVFDLRMESERTTAPDRVPAGATHVVADVLAGTGTFTSMPKSPAEAEAMMAEGNRFMVSGDTARTAYTTVFDGIGTDRRRGVLFHCTAGKDRTGWSNAALLTALGVPGETVMADYLASNTYRAAANEAILSHLPAPQAAVYKPLLDVRPAYLNASFDEVEEEYGSFRGYLRKGLGIDDRELKELKKDLLVG